In Pyrodictium occultum, the genomic window CACAGCCTCCTCCAGCTCGCCCCTGCGCCTAGGCATTACCCCTGCTCCTCCTCGGCGTGTACACCCCGCAGACCGTTGTGAAGGCTCTGCCAGCGCTGTGTAGGAGTATCCTCGCCTTCCCAAGCTCCCAGCCGTAGCGCTGGTTGTAGAGCCCCGGGTCGGTGTAGGCGGCCTCGACGTCGGCGACCACGAGGTGCACGTCCTCCGCCAGGTCGCTGAGCACTCGGTGCACCCTGGCCTCCACCACCCCTATGGGCCTCGGCTTGGCCAGCCGGGGCGCCCCCGTCACAGTGTCGCGGACGACCTCGGCGCCCAGGAGCCTCAGCTTGTCGACCCTCCTCCCGCTGGTTGTGCCCGCCGTGTAGACGAAGTACACCTCGCCCACGGTGACCACGTTGACCGTGAAGAGCCTGGACTCGAGTATTAGCTCGGTAGTATAGGCCTCCTTGTCGAGCGCCGCCACTATCCTCGGGGGCTCCTCGCTGAAGGGCGAGACCCAGGATGCGGGCATCAGGTTAACCCTGCCACGGGCCTCGGCCACGAGGACGTAGACGGGGCGGGGCGAGAGGACCCGGTACCACTTCTCGCCGGCATCCACGTAGCCGCTCGGCAGGCCGGGCAACGCGCAGCCCCCTCCAGGGGTTCTGTCCCCCCGGGGCCTCTGGAGGCCCCCCGGGGGCCCCCGAGCTGCCGGGAGGGACGCACGCTATAATACGGGGCTGAGCCCCGAAAGAGGTTCTGGGGTCTACTCGGCCGAGGACGGGCAGGTAGGAGGTGCAAACAGGCATGAGCGCTAGGATGCCCCTCAAGAGGGTCGGGGACTACGAGTGGATGATACCTAAGGGCGCCAAGCCCTGCATGAGGGTTCCCGCGCTCATCTTCGCCGACGAGTTCCTCCTGGAGAAGATGAAGGGCGACCTGACCCTGGTCCAGGCCGCTAACGTGGCCTGCCTCCACGGGATACAGAAGTACAGCATCGTGATGCCCGACGGCCACCAGGGCTACGGGTTCCCGATAGGCGGCGTCGCGGCTATGTCGATAGACGAGGACGGCGTGATAAGCCCCGGCGGCGTCGGCTACGACATAAACTGCGGCGTGCGCGTAATAAGGACAGACCTCGACATCAAGGAGGTCAAGCCCAAGCTGCGCGAGCTGATAGACGAGCTGTTCCGCAATGT contains:
- a CDS encoding flavin reductase family protein, with amino-acid sequence MPGLPSGYVDAGEKWYRVLSPRPVYVLVAEARGRVNLMPASWVSPFSEEPPRIVAALDKEAYTTELILESRLFTVNVVTVGEVYFVYTAGTTSGRRVDKLRLLGAEVVRDTVTGAPRLAKPRPIGVVEARVHRVLSDLAEDVHLVVADVEAAYTDPGLYNQRYGWELGKARILLHSAGRAFTTVCGVYTPRRSRGNA